A single window of Leopardus geoffroyi isolate Oge1 chromosome D4, O.geoffroyi_Oge1_pat1.0, whole genome shotgun sequence DNA harbors:
- the LOC123592645 gene encoding uncharacterized protein LOC123592645 translates to MARVRAARGGSASSCLFLNRRTSGRFYPLAVVNPANARPDFSADADAHFSQGREVIRAGLERAGGSEARKPTRKRCVSRPTAWRLQGSCVPATPRRPQGRGCTGLHRAAPTRPARPRGQACWGLSYVQHLQQDTYALHKTVFYRAFGVTAISRGKRLPVGPCPHGGLPATDTPPGAALVADPHGRVVVTQSPERARGRPSRGFAQTCDSTRLPFRLPRGVLAALPSRAHSFVSVPCAGPGRVPARRQVGFRGTATAVCNRSGSLTVSPRVNTEIPRGTACPLLGLRGKALTAGTGRRMVGHPPPVATVHDSHLCAHRCAGRRGGIATPQDIVQAQKASSAHTHRHVDGPQRRACRKGVGAGGGPGPGGPLAGCGASGWQDETFWGPDAHRGRTAV, encoded by the exons ATGGCACGTGTCCGTGCCGCCCGGGGTGGGTCTGCCTCGTCCTGTCTGTTCCTCAACCGGCGGACGTCGGGTCGTTTCTACCCTCTGGCTGTCGTGAACCCTGCGAACGCCCGCCCAGATTTTTCCGCGGACGCGGACGCTCACTTCTCTCAG GGCCGTGAAGTGATACGTGCTGGTCTTGAAAGAGCCGGTGGATCGGAAGCACGAAAGCCGACGAGAAAGCGGTGCGTCTCGCGTCCCACCGCCTGGCGTTTGCAGGGCTCCTGCGTGCCCGCGACGCCCCGCCGTCCACAGGGGCGAGGGTGCACGGGCCTGCACAGAGCGGCTCCCACCAGGCCAGCGCGTCCTCGAGGTCAAGCATGCTGGGGGCTGAGTTACGTTCAACACTTACAACAAGACACGTACGCTTTGCACAAGACTGTTTTTTACCGCGCTTTTGGGGTCACGGCAATATCGAGAGGAAAGCGTTTGCCCGTGGGCCCCTGCCCTCACGGCGGGCTCCCCGCTACGGACACCCCACCGGGTGCTGCGCTTGTCGCGGACCCACACGGACGCGTCGTCGTCACGCAGAGCCCGGAGCGTGCACGGGGCCGTCCGTCCCGTGGGTTTGCACAGACGTGTGATAGCACGCGCCTGCCGTTCCGTCTCCCACGCGGTGTGCTCGCCGCCCTACCGTCCCGAGCGCACAGTTTCGTGTCCGTGCCGTGTGCGGGCCCAGGACGGGTGCCCGCCCGCCGCCAAGTGGGATTCCGCGGTACGGCGACCGCGGTTTGTAACAGAAGTGGCTCACTTACGGTGTCTCCAAGAGTAAACACGGAAATACCACGCGGCACAGCCTGTCCGCTCCTGGGTCTGCGCGGGAAGGCGCTGACGGCGGGCACTGGAAGACGGATGGTCGGACACCCGCCGCCCGTGGCTACGGTTCACGACAGCCACCTGTGCGCCCACCGATGTGCGGGTCGGCGAGGTGGCATTGCCACACCACAGGATATTGTTCAGGCACAAAAAGCCTCAAGCGCCCACACGCACCGCCACGTGGATGGGCCTCAACGACGTGCATGTAGGAAGGGCGTTGGTgcgggcggggggccggggccgggcggcCCGCTTGCTGGGTGCGGAGCCTCAGGCTGGCAAGACGAAACATTTTGGGGGCCAGATGCCCATAGGGGCCGCACAGCGGTGTGA